The Streptomyces sp. Mut1 genome window below encodes:
- a CDS encoding HAD family hydrolase, with the protein MELIVLWDIDHTLIENSGVSKEIYAAAFTALAGRAPAGPARTEGRTDRLIMRDMFERNGLAEPDWPAVEKALAYAGEARLHALSQRGTALPGVREVLKEVSVRSSWVSSVLTGNIADNARVKVAAFGLDPLLDLPVGAYGADALQRPDLVAVARERARQLRGAPDGVPVVLVGDTPRDVEAALVTGSEIIAVASGVHSTEELAAAGARTVLPDLTDTGRVLGILEALSAR; encoded by the coding sequence ATGGAGCTCATCGTCCTGTGGGACATCGACCACACTCTCATCGAGAACTCAGGGGTCAGCAAGGAGATCTACGCCGCCGCCTTCACGGCCCTGGCGGGAAGGGCGCCCGCGGGGCCGGCGCGGACGGAAGGGCGTACGGACCGGCTGATCATGCGCGACATGTTCGAGCGGAACGGCCTGGCCGAGCCGGACTGGCCAGCGGTCGAGAAGGCTCTCGCCTACGCCGGGGAGGCCCGTCTCCACGCCCTCAGCCAGCGGGGAACAGCCCTGCCCGGTGTGCGGGAAGTCCTGAAGGAGGTCTCCGTGCGCAGCAGTTGGGTGTCGTCGGTGCTCACAGGCAATATCGCGGACAACGCCCGCGTGAAGGTCGCGGCCTTCGGCCTTGATCCCCTCCTCGACCTGCCGGTTGGCGCCTACGGGGCCGATGCCCTCCAACGCCCCGACCTGGTCGCTGTCGCCCGGGAGCGGGCCCGGCAGCTACGGGGCGCCCCGGATGGCGTGCCCGTCGTGCTCGTCGGAGACACTCCGAGGGACGTGGAGGCCGCACTCGTCACGGGTTCCGAGATCATCGCGGTCGCCTCCGGCGTCCACAGCACCGAAGAGCTGGCAGCCGCCGGTGCCCGTACGGTCCTGCCCGATCTGACGGACACCGGCCGTGTACTCGGGATTCTGGAGGCGCTCTCCGCACGCTGA